A window from Xiphophorus maculatus strain JP 163 A chromosome 17, X_maculatus-5.0-male, whole genome shotgun sequence encodes these proteins:
- the LOC102224861 gene encoding tetraspanin-15-like has translation MGKINGCLKCLFIFFNVLFLIIGCVLIYVAVQATAISIQMSTFGGPGVGWIWVITLGVFGISALGIFAACSEKELFLKIFAGFMGIGMIIMLIFGTVVAVLRNSLKQNFDSKAKEYVEPLMKDEESRQKLEEFQLTFQCCGVVSAEDWGRKIPASCQCSNTNGLFRPCKSKPAGSSGPDLIHSESCSGSIFYLVDIVFKVCLGFLFGFAVTALLGLLISILMIHQVRRHDGMGGPSIAMKGY, from the exons ATGGGGAAAATAAACGGATGCCTCAAGTGCCTTTTTATCTTCTTTAATGTGCTGTTTCTA ATCATCGGATGTGTGCTGATATACGTGGCAGTGCAGGCCACTGCTATTTCTATCCAG ATGTCGACATTCGGAGGCCCGGGCGTGGGCTGGATCTGGGTCATCACCCTCGGCGTCTTCGGCATCTCCGCTCTGGGAATCTTCGCCGCCTGCTCAGAGAAGGAGCTTTTCCTCAAAATC TTTGCAGGTTTCATGGGGATTGGGATGATCATCATGCTGATCTTTGGGACTGTTGTGGCTGTTTTGAGAAACTCG ctGAAACAAAACTTTGACAGTAAAGCCAAAGAATATGTCGAGCCTCTCATGAAAGACGAAGAGTCGCGGCAAAAGCTGGAGGAATTCCAACTGACA ttCCAGTGCTGCGGCGTGGTGAGCGCCGAGGACTGGGGCAGAAAAATCCCAGCCTCCTGTCAATGCAGCAACACCAACGGACTCTTCAGACCCTGTAAATCCAAACCTGCG gGATCTTCAGGACCGGATCTGATCCACTCTGAG TCCTGCAGCGGCAGCATCTTTTACTTAGTGGACATTGTATTCAAGGTCTGCCTGGGCTTCCTGTTTGGATTCGCTGTCACTGCA CTGTTGGGCCTGCTGATCTCCATCCTGATGATCCATCAGGTCAGACGTCACGACGGCATGGGAGGGCCGTCCATCGCCATGAAGGGCTACTGA
- the LOC111611884 gene encoding tetraspanin-1-like has product MGKINGCLKVLFIIFNSLFTCFGALMMYGLGRIAANGYQMGGTGSLNMITGWIFAVGVVGISLLGSHGARTENKCCLTAFAVFMGIGLVLMLIFGVAAIVLKKQYCREAEGKCEAEFLFNISIGVNFGFAFVAMMGLIISTNMINQISRHDNAAVPAIAMRTY; this is encoded by the exons aTGGGGAAAATTAACGGATGCCTGAAAGTTTTGTTCATCATCTTCAATTCTTTGTTTAca tgttttggGGCCTTGATGATGTACGGTTTAGGACGCATCGCGGCCAACGGATACCag ATGGGAGGAACGGGCAGCCTGAACATGATCACAGGTTGGATTTTTGCCGTTGGCGTTGTTGGAATCTCCTTGCTTGGGAGCCACGGAGCGCGCACTGAGAATAAATGCTGCCTCACGGCT TTTGCAGTTTTCATGGGGATCGGATTGGTTCTCATGCTAATCTTTGGAGTCGCTgccattgttttaaaaaaacag TATTGCCGTGAAGCTGAGGGGAAATGTGAAGCCGAGTTTCTCTTCAACATTAGCATTGGGGTCAATTTTGGATTTGCTTTCGTTGCT ATGATGGGTTTGATCATTTCCACTAACATGATTAATCAGATCAGTCGTCACGACAACGCCGCAGTGCCAGCTATTGCAATGAGGACTTATTGA